TGCACCGGAACGGCTTTCAGTATTGAAATTTAGAAGCAGGAAAATGGCAGCAGGGAGCATCATGCCGCCCAGCGCAGCGACAATCGGCAAAGCGGCCTTTTTAACTGAGGACAATTCGCCTTCCAGGATTTCGCTTTTGAGTTCGAGTCCGATGTACAGGAAGAAAATGGCCATCAGTGCATCGTTGATCCATGCTGTCAAAGAATGCCCGTAAACTTCATGTTTCCAAAACGCGGTATAATGTGTTTCTAAAGCAGTATTGGCCAGCAAAAGTGAACAGGCGGTTGCCGTTACCAGCAATATCCCTGTTGTTTTCTCACTTCGGATGATGTTTTTCAGGATGCTCATCTAAGTTTTTCCTTTACGCCCGATTTGTATTTTTTGTCAACAATCAAAACCACGGCAATCCCAACGGTATAGGCGATCATGTCAATCCATTCAAAAGAGTTTCCAAGAATCAGATTTGCCATCCTGGAGTCTTTTAAGCCCAGCAATGCTACAAGATGCAAATGTTGCGCGAATTCGATCAGGTAAGAAAAAAGCAAAACACCGAGGGCCACTTTACGGGATTCCATTTTCAAAAATGTTTTTACGAAGCAATATATCAGTACCACGACGAGCATATCGCCCACATACGGGCGCACAAACTGATCGTGAACATACATTGCAATGAGGCATTCCGTAGCAAATAATAAAAGGAAACTGCAGAAATACCTGAAATGGAAACGTAGCGCCATAACGTCATTTTTGAATATACAAAAGTAACGGTCCTGTAGGTTAAAACAGTATATTTTGACTACATTTATAAAAATTGAAACCCTGCCATGTTTAACGACGCCAATACCGGAATCCTGCTGGCTGCCAGCCGTGATGCTATTTTAATTCTCGACAGCCATCTTAATGTCCTGACAGCGAATCCGTTTTTTTGCCGGAACTTCGGCCTGGACCCCAAAGACATTGAGGGAAAGCCCTTGTATGATATCGATGGCAATGCCTGGGACGATTCTGCAATCCATTTCCTTTTTAAT
This genomic stretch from Flavobacterium pallidum harbors:
- a CDS encoding ribosomal maturation YjgA family protein — protein: MALRFHFRYFCSFLLLFATECLIAMYVHDQFVRPYVGDMLVVVLIYCFVKTFLKMESRKVALGVLLFSYLIEFAQHLHLVALLGLKDSRMANLILGNSFEWIDMIAYTVGIAVVLIVDKKYKSGVKEKLR